GGGCGTCAAGGTCGGCGCGGTGGAGTCGATCGGGCTCGCCGACGACTATCGGGCCCGCGTCGTCCTCAACCTCGATCCCGCTCTCAAGCTGCCGATCGACACGACAGCCTCCATCGTCACATCCGGCGTCCTCGGCGACCGCTACGTCTCGCTCCAACCGGGCGCCGAGGATCAGTTGCTCGCGTCCGGCGATCGCATCGAGTTCGTCGAGTCGGCGGTGATTCTCGAGCGCATGATCGGCAAGCTCATCCACAACACCGACGTCGGCGGGAACGGAGACAAGAAGTGATCCGCCGATTGCTCGGTGCGACGTTCGCGCTCGCATGCCTCCTGTTGGGCGCCGGGTGTTCGTTCAGCCCGCGGCCGTTCCCTTCGGCATGGACGCTCTCCCTGCCGCGGACCGAGGTCGGAGACCGGAAGGTGCTGTGGCGGCTCGACCAGCCGCTCGAGCCGGCGAACCGGAGGATCTTCCGCTTCAACGACCTGTTGGATGTCCACGTGCTCGAGCCCATCGCCCGCGGCTGGGACGACGTCGTCCCCGACCCGGTGCAGCACGGCTTCAGCAATTTCTTCGACAACCTGCGCTTCCCCATCGTGCTGGTGAACGATGTGCTGCAGGGCCGCCCGCGCTTGGCAGTGGAGACGATCGCCCGTTTCCAGTGCAACACCTTCCTCGGCGGTCTCGGTTTCGTCGATCTGGCGCGGGACCTCGGCGTCCCCGCGCACATCCAGGATACCGGTCTGACCTTCGGCCGCTGGGGGATTCCGGCGGGCCCCTTCATCATGCTGCCGTTCTTCGGCCCGTCGAACGCCCGCGACACCGTCGGATTCGCCGCCGACCTCGGCCTCGCGGTCTACCCCTGGTTCATCACCGTTCCGGGCGTCACCGTGGCGGCGAGCGGCATCGACGTCGTCAACCGCCGATCGCTGATCCTCGACGAGGTCCGTGCTGCGAAGGACGCGTCGATCGACTACTATACCTTCGTGCGCGACGCGTACACGCAACGCCGCGAAAGGCTGGTCCATGGCGAGACGCCGACCAGCGCCGAACAGCGGGACGAGCTG
This is a stretch of genomic DNA from bacterium. It encodes these proteins:
- the mlaD gene encoding outer membrane lipid asymmetry maintenance protein MlaD: MRRSPVRDLIVGCFVLAGLAAIAYLSLSVGGISYTGPTGLKISADFDEIGGLKPRAPVVISGVKVGAVESIGLADDYRARVVLNLDPALKLPIDTTASIVTSGVLGDRYVSLQPGAEDQLLASGDRIEFVESAVILERMIGKLIHNTDVGGNGDKK
- a CDS encoding VacJ family lipoprotein — encoded protein: MLWRLDQPLEPANRRIFRFNDLLDVHVLEPIARGWDDVVPDPVQHGFSNFFDNLRFPIVLVNDVLQGRPRLAVETIARFQCNTFLGGLGFVDLARDLGVPAHIQDTGLTFGRWGIPAGPFIMLPFFGPSNARDTVGFAADLGLAVYPWFITVPGVTVAASGIDVVNRRSLILDEVRAAKDASIDYYTFVRDAYTQRRERLVHGETPTSAEQRDELYDTEIYEDYMEEGN